AACATCTTCAACTCCAGCGCCGTGCTGGCCCGCGCCGAAACCGCTACCGACGCCGCGCACCAGCGTGTCGAGGCGATCGTCGCCCACGAATACTTCCACAACTGGTCGGGCAACCGTGTCACCTGCCGCGACTGGTTCCAGCTGTCGCTCAAGGAAGGCTTCACCGTGTTCCGCGACGCCGGGTTCTCGGCCGACATGAACTCGGCCACGGTCAAGCGCATCCAGGACGTGGCCTACCTGCGCACCCACCAGTTCGCCGAAGACGCCGGCCCCATGGCCCACCCGGTGCGTCCGGACAGCTTCATCGAGATTTCCAACTTCTACACCCTGACCGTCTACGAGAAGGGCTCGGAAGTGGTCGGCATGCTGCACACCCTGCTGGGCGCGGAAGGCTTTCGCCAGGGCAGCGACCTGTACTTCGAGCGTCACGACGGCCAGGCGGTGACCTGCGACGACTTCGTCAAGGCCATGGAAGACGCCAACGGTGTCGACCTGACCCAGTTCAAGCGCTGGTACAGCCAGGCCGGCACGCCGCGCCTGGACGTCAGCGAGGCCTATGACAGCGCCGCGCAGACCTACAGCCTGACCTTCCGCCAGAGCTGCCCGGCGACCCCGGACAAGCAGGAGAAGCTGCCCTTCGTAATTCCGGTAGCCCTCGGCCTGCTGGACGCGCAAGGGCAGGAACTGCCGCTGCGTCTGCTGGGCGAAGCGGCCGCTCAGGGCGGCAGCCGGGTGATTGCGGTCACCGAGGCCGAGCAGACCTTCACCTTCGTCGACGTGCCTGCCAAGCCGTTGCCATCGCTGCTGCGCGGCTTTTCGGCACCCGTGAGGCTGAGCTTCCCCTACGACCGCGACCAGCTGATGTTCCTCATGCAGCACGACAGCGACGGTTTCAACCGTTGGGAAGCCGGCCAGCAGCTGGCGGTGCAGGTGCTCCAGGAGCTGATCGGCCAGCATCAGGCCGGCCAGCCGCTGGTGCTCGACCCACGGCTACCCACCGCACTCGGCACGGTGCTGGGTGACGAGAGCCTGGACCCGGCCATGGTCGCGGAAATGCTCTCGCTGCCCGGCGAGGCCTACCTGACCGAGATCAGCGAAGTCGCCGACGTGGATGCCATCCACGCGGCCCGCGAGTTCGCTCGCCAGCAGATCGCTGCCGCCCTGTTCGACGCCCTGTGGGCGCGTTACCAGGCCAACCGCGAAGTGTCGCGCAACACGCCATACGTGGCCGAAGCCGCGCATTTCGCCCGCCGTGCCCTGCAGAACATCGCCCTGTCGTACCTGATGCTCAGCGAGAAGCCACAAGTGCTGGCCGCGGCCATCGAGCAGTTCGATGCCGCCGACAACATGACCGAGCGCCTTACCGCCCTGGCGGTGCTGGTCAATTCGCCGTTCGAGCAGGAGCGTGCCCAGGCCCTGGCGGTGTTCGCCGAGCACTTCAAGGACAACCCGCTGGTCATGGACCAGTGGTTCAGCGTGCAGGCCGGCAGCCCGCTGCCCGGCGGCCTGGCGCGGGTACGCGAGCTGATGCAGCACCCGGCGTTCAACATCAAGAACCCCAACAAGGTACGCGCGCTGATCGGCGCCTTTGCCGGGCAGAACCTGGTCAACTTCCATGCCGCCGACGGCTCGGGTTACCGCTTCCTGGCCGACATCGTCATCCAGCTGAACGGCTTCAACCCGCAGATCGCCTCGCGTCAGCTGGCACCGCTGACGCGCTGGCGCAAGTATGACAGCGCCCG
The Pseudomonas sp. DTU_2021_1001937_2_SI_NGA_ILE_001 DNA segment above includes these coding regions:
- the pepN gene encoding aminopeptidase N, which codes for MRTEQPQAIYLKDYQAPEYLIDETHLTFELFEDHTLVHAQLVMRRNPERGAGLPPLVLDGQQLELLALQLDDRELQPGDYQLSDSHLTLQPAGERFTLDSTVRIHPETNTALEGLYKSGGMFCTQCEAEGFRKITYYLDRPDVMSSFTTTVSGDKQKYPILLSNGNPVASGEEGDGRHWATWEDPFRKPAYLFALVAGDLWCVEDSFTTRSQREVTLRIYVEPENIDKCQHAMDSLKKSMRWDEETYGREYDLDIFMIVAVNDFNMGAMENKGLNIFNSSAVLARAETATDAAHQRVEAIVAHEYFHNWSGNRVTCRDWFQLSLKEGFTVFRDAGFSADMNSATVKRIQDVAYLRTHQFAEDAGPMAHPVRPDSFIEISNFYTLTVYEKGSEVVGMLHTLLGAEGFRQGSDLYFERHDGQAVTCDDFVKAMEDANGVDLTQFKRWYSQAGTPRLDVSEAYDSAAQTYSLTFRQSCPATPDKQEKLPFVIPVALGLLDAQGQELPLRLLGEAAAQGGSRVIAVTEAEQTFTFVDVPAKPLPSLLRGFSAPVRLSFPYDRDQLMFLMQHDSDGFNRWEAGQQLAVQVLQELIGQHQAGQPLVLDPRLPTALGTVLGDESLDPAMVAEMLSLPGEAYLTEISEVADVDAIHAAREFARQQIAAALFDALWARYQANREVSRNTPYVAEAAHFARRALQNIALSYLMLSEKPQVLAAAIEQFDAADNMTERLTALAVLVNSPFEQERAQALAVFAEHFKDNPLVMDQWFSVQAGSPLPGGLARVRELMQHPAFNIKNPNKVRALIGAFAGQNLVNFHAADGSGYRFLADIVIQLNGFNPQIASRQLAPLTRWRKYDSARQALMKAELERIRSSGELSPDVYEVVSKSLA